The Devosia sp. YIM 151766 genome includes a region encoding these proteins:
- a CDS encoding putative F420-0 ABC transporter substrate-binding protein translates to MAMLGALLALALPAQAATTYPLTLDNCGVAVTFPAAPRRVVTIKSTATELLLSLGLGDNIVGVGFQDGPLPEHLATDLPVLSEKLPSQEVALEAEPDFIYGGWESNFAADGAGERSTLARLGVATYVAPPACRSVQPPRLTFEALFAEIAEMGRIFDIEDTANALIAEQQAVLDDIDADRRGLTALWYSSGIKTPYVGAGNNAPAMIMQALGLANIYADVDDGWTSASWEAIVDANPDIIVLVDAVWNSAEQKKLLLAENPITSQLDAVIHQRYLIIPFPAAEAGIRNVPATADMAAQLARLDFAE, encoded by the coding sequence ATGGCCATGTTGGGCGCGCTTCTGGCGCTCGCTCTCCCCGCCCAGGCCGCCACCACCTATCCCCTGACGCTCGACAATTGCGGCGTCGCCGTCACCTTTCCCGCCGCCCCCCGGCGCGTCGTCACCATCAAATCCACCGCCACCGAATTGCTGCTCTCGCTCGGCCTGGGCGATAATATCGTCGGTGTGGGTTTCCAGGATGGCCCCCTGCCCGAGCACCTCGCTACCGACCTGCCAGTGCTTTCCGAAAAGCTGCCCAGCCAGGAAGTCGCGCTCGAAGCCGAGCCCGATTTCATCTATGGCGGCTGGGAGAGCAATTTCGCCGCCGATGGCGCGGGCGAGCGCTCCACGCTGGCGCGTTTGGGCGTCGCCACCTATGTCGCCCCCCCCGCCTGCCGCAGCGTCCAGCCGCCCAGGCTGACCTTCGAGGCCCTGTTCGCCGAGATCGCCGAAATGGGCCGGATTTTCGACATCGAGGACACCGCCAATGCCCTCATCGCCGAACAGCAGGCCGTGCTCGACGACATCGACGCCGACCGGCGCGGCCTCACCGCCCTCTGGTATTCCTCCGGCATCAAGACGCCCTATGTCGGCGCCGGCAACAATGCCCCCGCCATGATCATGCAGGCTTTGGGCCTCGCCAATATCTATGCCGATGTCGACGATGGCTGGACCTCGGCCAGTTGGGAGGCCATTGTCGACGCCAATCCCGACATCATCGTGCTGGTCGACGCCGTCTGGAATTCGGCCGAACAGAAAAAGCTTCTGCTGGCCGAAAATCCCATCACCAGCCAATTGGACGCGGTGATCCACCAGCGCTACCTGATCATTCCGTTCCCGGCCGCCGAAGCCGGCATACGCAACGTCCCGGCCACTGCCGACATGGCGGCGCAATTGGCGAGGCTGGATTTCGCGGAATGA
- a CDS encoding putative F420-0 ABC transporter permease subunit, whose protein sequence is MSRLSLPALVVLLVVSATAAVAFGPADITPQEVWSVILHHLGLIPESPVSRLRDAIVWELRLPRVLTALGVGAGLALAGTIMQALTRNPLADPYLLGLSSGAALGAVLFLLGGFALLMPLGAFLGSLGALALALLIAGLLGGATPSRAILAGICISALASAATSYLIFWSATGDSYREILSWLMGSLSGAVWSDAGLVLAALALCAPVILLSGRALDAFAFGDNAAVALGIDVPRLRWTLLGATALLTGIMVAIGGAIGFVGLVVPHAVRLATGSRHRRLLPHAMLVGAIFMLWTDTAARTLFDPRELPVGIITALIGAPVFLFVLLRYRRIT, encoded by the coding sequence TTGAGCCGCCTCTCCCTCCCCGCCCTCGTCGTCCTGCTCGTCGTCAGCGCCACCGCCGCTGTCGCCTTCGGCCCGGCCGACATCACCCCGCAGGAGGTCTGGTCGGTCATTCTCCACCATCTTGGCCTCATTCCCGAAAGCCCGGTCTCCCGCCTGCGCGACGCCATTGTCTGGGAATTGCGCCTGCCCCGCGTCCTCACCGCCCTCGGCGTCGGCGCCGGCCTGGCTCTCGCCGGCACCATCATGCAGGCCCTGACCCGCAATCCCCTGGCCGATCCCTATCTGCTCGGCCTCTCCTCCGGCGCCGCGCTCGGCGCTGTGCTCTTTCTTCTCGGCGGCTTCGCCCTGCTCATGCCGCTCGGCGCCTTTCTCGGCAGCCTCGGCGCGCTGGCCCTGGCCCTGCTCATCGCCGGCCTGCTTGGCGGCGCCACGCCCTCCCGCGCCATTCTCGCTGGCATCTGCATTTCCGCCCTCGCCTCGGCCGCCACCTCCTATCTGATCTTCTGGTCGGCCACCGGCGATTCCTATCGCGAAATCCTCTCCTGGCTGATGGGCTCGCTCTCCGGCGCGGTCTGGTCCGATGCCGGCCTCGTCCTCGCCGCCCTGGCGCTCTGCGCCCCCGTCATCCTCCTGTCCGGCCGGGCGCTCGACGCCTTCGCCTTCGGCGACAATGCCGCCGTCGCCCTCGGCATCGACGTGCCGCGGCTGCGCTGGACCCTGCTCGGCGCCACGGCTTTGCTCACCGGCATCATGGTGGCCATTGGCGGCGCCATCGGCTTTGTCGGCTTGGTCGTGCCCCATGCGGTGCGCCTCGCCACCGGCTCGCGCCACCGCCGATTGCTGCCCCATGCCATGCTGGTTGGCGCCATCTTCATGCTATGGACCGACACCGCTGCCCGCACCCTGTTCGATCCGCGCGAATTGCCCGTCGGCATCATCACCGCCCTGATCGGCGCGCCGGTCTTCCTCTTCGTCCTCCTGCGCTATCGGCGGATCACATGA
- a CDS encoding ABC transporter ATP-binding protein produces MSLDIDDLSVARGGKAILSAISFTAPSGAVTGLIGPNGAGKSTLLTALLGLVLSSGTARFAGADLPGMKRRDRARLLAYVEQSANTEERLTVRDVVALGRIPFQSAFATAGAPEDRAIIAAALEDTGMAAFAHRRFDTLSGGEQQRVHIARALAQQPRLLLLDEPTSHLDISAQLQLLALLRRKAAAGTIVLLALHDLNLAARYCDHLLVLHAGRLAAAGPPAEVLTPALLRQVYGVRARLLPDPASGRPLIVYDDAAAATSPYNPD; encoded by the coding sequence ATGAGCCTCGATATCGACGATCTTTCCGTCGCCCGGGGCGGCAAAGCCATCCTCTCGGCCATTTCCTTCACCGCCCCGTCCGGTGCCGTGACCGGACTTATCGGCCCCAATGGCGCGGGAAAATCCACCCTGCTGACCGCCCTGCTCGGGCTCGTCCTCTCGTCGGGCACGGCGCGCTTTGCCGGCGCCGACCTGCCCGGGATGAAGCGCCGCGACCGGGCGCGCCTGCTCGCCTATGTCGAGCAATCCGCCAATACCGAGGAACGCCTCACCGTCCGGGACGTGGTCGCCCTGGGCCGCATCCCGTTCCAATCGGCTTTTGCCACAGCCGGCGCGCCGGAAGACCGGGCCATCATCGCCGCAGCGCTCGAGGATACCGGCATGGCGGCCTTTGCCCATCGCCGTTTCGACACCCTTTCCGGCGGCGAGCAGCAGCGGGTGCATATCGCCCGCGCCCTGGCCCAGCAGCCGCGCCTGCTCCTGCTCGACGAGCCCACCAGCCATCTCGACATCAGCGCCCAATTGCAATTGCTGGCCCTGCTGCGCCGCAAGGCCGCCGCCGGCACTATTGTGCTGCTGGCCCTGCACGACCTCAATCTCGCCGCCCGCTATTGCGATCATCTGCTGGTCCTGCATGCTGGCAGGCTCGCCGCCGCAGGCCCGCCCGCCGAAGTGCTGACGCCCGCCCTGCTGCGCCAGGTCTATGGCGTCCGCGCCCGCCTGCTGCCCGATCCCGCCTCCGGCCGCCCCCTGATCGTCTATGACG